One genomic window of Plasmodium coatneyi strain Hackeri chromosome 12, complete sequence includes the following:
- a CDS encoding Serine hydroxymethyltransferase putative yields the protein MIEDMALSLFHLEPTYWGCTFGVNSIADYPPGEVDDPFIFTLFRSLINRKGRVMNISFALSEEGEGNSPLIENYYDCVHVKIKDKIDYEEIRKIYDAFNPDLVYVDETNNPHNFNYDFFSSLKDINKCVVITNISNKGSLISQDFIPSPFNHSDVVYTYFNENMRAHNCHVIFYKRGYKHVDTQGKLIHYEYEKKLKNHFLPVRVNNTIFSFLTSFRMMKNAEFKEYVIQSKENTRALLSHLNKDFFKIQYAQNSNFLNLNCTKSPFNVYEFHQFCKELNIFFDILNPFKYTQKSFNVGTNYLTSMGLLEGDMKTVAQFLNRTLSLYLSAKRQTNCASNEFVEFLKHSYMTSPNMLSLSNDIFCFISSFPDVHS from the coding sequence ATGATTGAAGACATGGCATTAAGTTTGTTCCACTTGGAGCCAACATATTGGGGATGTACATTCGGCGTAAACAGCATTGCTGATTATCCCCCCGGAGAAGTGGATGATCCCttcattttcactttatttcgAAGTCTTATTAATCGCAAAGGGAGAGTAATGAATATAAGTTTTGCCTTATCagaggagggggaaggaaatagcCCCCTCATAGAAAACTATTACGACTGCGTTCATGTAAAAATTAAGGACAAAATCGATTATGAGGAAATACGTAAAATATATGACGCGTTTAACCCTGATTTGGTATACGTAGACGAAACGAACAACCCTCACAATTTTAATTACGATTTTTTCAGCAGCTTGAAAGACATAAACAAATGTGTAGTCATTACAAATATTAGCAATAAGGGCAGTTTAATTTCGCAAGATTTTATTCCCTCTCCTTTTAACCATTCCGATGTTGTGTATACCTATTTTAACGAAAATATGAGGGCACATAACTGCcatgttattttttacaaaagggGGTATAAGCACGTGGACACGCAGGGCAAATTAATCCATTATgagtatgaaaaaaaactgaaaaatCATTTCCTTCCCGTTCGGGTAAataacacaattttttcctttctgacGTCGTTCAGAATGATGAAAAATGCCGAATTTAAGGAGTACGTAATTCAGTCTAAAGAAAACACGCGTGCACTTTTGTCTCACTTAAATaaagatttttttaaaattcaatATGCACAAAATAGTAACTTCCTAAATTTAAATTGCACAAAATCCCCTTTTAACGTTTACGAATTTCACCAATTTTGCAAAgaattaaacattttttttgacattctTAATCCATTTAAGTATACTCAAAAATCTTTTAATGTTGGAACAAATTATTTGACGAGCATGGGTCTCCTGGAGGGTGACATGAAGACTGTAGCGCAGTTCTTAAACCGCACTCTTTCTCTATATCTTTCTGCAAAGCGGCAAACCAATTGCGCCAGCAACGAATTTGTGGAATTTTTAAAGCACAGTTATATGACGTCTCCCAATATGTTGTCCCTTTCGAACgacattttttgtttcatttcGTCTTTTCCAGACGTGCACAGTTGA
- a CDS encoding LCCL domain-containing protein CCP2 — MTKVFFLYALVVSLLSFLLVKGENDVSNTFFKFDNCESTSTFASIGENGLPQYGADNALTRGSGYWCSEGKHTASEVISWTGHLKNVRSLNGIIVHWAYSPGEVSVLASYDGSEPYEEVVPYQVIESRAGDVVQNIIFNHVVVAKSIKLNMRRPIHGYFGIKFVNVLGSRDPTLRIQSGMSNVTQDLCLQVDETNEVVLDGCITAMSYLDGRDLWKLNAQNQIYSPVTNLCISLKDNMTANGGRVTMEDCNASLEHNDGRSSWQLLPNNQVKILRDGNLCLSQEGSKSGSIDVALNKQTDSTLSREDKKFSTDKAVDGNLDTFWLSQPFTIDTAPDAVYFSINLGSKYKLQKCIIDWKFPATKYSIMISIDGENFKEVSSNLANFLSSTINNLHSFEGQYVKIKLMAPNPEFSQEEKLFYGIKKLSIYTYRVKSVVEDCDTVKDSEDARDKYFFEFVSEVNMQEGKELKRLDGELQQYAEKIQSEALKIQKLNPQLKKCKNEKEKLHNDIANIKNVVLKNIYHVINESEKIIRRNSFSSNYSTSTKELGQTPENAADDCFHLKKTLPNSPSGFYYVLPACSQNVLRVYCDMKIGATYYVPSVDSNMINKIKDVQNFCAIYGLSPIQIHHESQLHALKNLFRIMDVSIENPVPLAIRGRGKIEENNQDENESLFYSLDFEENVHDVVSKYGTPTGNTFGLSSEGVVFFDSSNSEMSAFVCSDNVNSINLPEPFVNLNCKTSLKENSEIKKMVGNEYLIKCPHDCLERETEESVIGGESNIYADESSICLSAIHAGVYDKHYLIRLRIVNALAQYEGVFQNGIISESYTSEGEQVAFKLFNVPPKCPGNSDPNYNFNFLQTDNIADNAEEKENIYVDPSTADAINDLVSIVNKQVGSTDPTFLALINKQAISIISNARRYLKPTEMFEKNIELLSDETLKDVQRVSHTIKLLTSKVTSEVEKRKYKLEALIDERLRQKEFDSWKLNGAIGKEDLYNVFEVINSVQLQQGGKWDISDNPLDEGMTGNTLSQNARVVNSIGESDTTTDDIFSGSYAFLRYKSFYDFVFSTYIHVKGTGSVGIIFRAQDKYNYYMLEMNNSPSSGFKRLLKFENNEPTELAIITDAGFDENTWFVVRIECIGAKIKISTIRSSGPLYELPTPDMVVNDDFNSAGTVGFYTYGVDSAEFTNPTVESVECMSRGSAHKNVSPLTCNVYEEFFLGKFNKSYSVFDPENALDGPSNWNYATNVANEKQVILQNSNMKGEESPNEIPSIAILQKKICESGVFNFSIYPKCTSGVVGAVFKFSDSQNYTLLEVGPNFTRLRQNVNGTFHLLAKSIISGYKGNTWNRITISFTSSDINVNMGTGLMTYPIFSLIGLDLQGGQQVGFTSHNCNDIAFSHIFIHPFDFKPYSPTPSVGTESMMPLFSTVKEDTLEGHTQLHNHVDYKSGDDTPASQINHAEIEKHSFEDKEDDAVKGSIHYCATHKNIVDRMAYCDQQGEENNSDCTNNFCHFCCENIDSIEKEDNRTCVELCQKLDDKIVQTSEIFNFLKKSCIDSPNEELKQECENDANKEECLTDMCQMCCQSVTVPEKLLPNGVDMDSLIDQCMSLC, encoded by the exons ATGACAAAAGTGTTTTTTCTCTACGCACTGGTGGTTTCCCTGCtatccttccttttggtGAAGGGTGAAAATGACGTAAGCAACACCTTTTTCAAGTTTGACAACTGCGAGTCCACATCAACCTTTGCAAGCATCGGGGAAAATGGGCTCCCGCAGTATGGCGCGGATAACGCCCTGACCAGGGGTTCAGGTTATTGGTGCTCTGAAGGGAAACACACTGCCAGTGAGGTAATTTCATGGACGggacatttaaaaaatgtcagATCGTTAAACGGAATCATCGTTCATTGGGCATATTCCCCTGGGGAAGTCTCTGTCTTAGCTAGCTACGATGGGAGTGAGCCGTACGAAGAGGTGGTGCCCTACCAGGTGATCGAATCCCGAGCGG GAGATGTCGTGCAGAACATCATCTTCAACCACGTCGTGGTGGCGAAGTCGATTAAGCTGAACATGAGGCGCCCGATCCACGGATATTTCGGGATCAAGTTTGTAAACGTGCTTGGATCCAGGGACCCGACGCTTAGGATACAAAGCGGAATGAGCAATGTGACACAAGATCTATGTCTACAAGTAGACGAGACGAACGAGGTAGTGTTGGACGGGTGTATTACAGCCATGTCTTACCTAGATGGAAGGGACCTCTGGAAATTGAACGCACAAAATCAGATATACAGCCCAGTGACTAATTTGTGCATCAGTTTGAAGGATAATATGACGGCCAATGGAGGGAGAGTAACAATGGAAGATTGCAATGCCAGTTTGGAACACAACGACGGTCGTAGTAGTTGGCAGTTACTACCAAATAATcaggtaaaaatattaaggGACGGAAATTTATGTTTATCTCAAGAAGGATCAAAATCGGGTAGCATAGATGTAGCCTTAAATAAACAAACGGATTCTACCCTCTCCAGGGAAGATAAGAAATTTTCCACAGATAAAGCTGTCGATGGGAATTTGGACACCTTTTGGCTCTCACAACCATTTACCATAGACACAGCTCCAGATGCAGTTTATTTTAGTATTAACCTAGGAAGTAAGTACAAACTGCAAAAATGTATTATTGACTGGAAATTTCCCGCTACCAAGTACTCAATTATGATAAGTATTGATGGAGAGAATTTTAAAGAAGTTAGTAGCAACTTGGCAAATTTTCTGAGCAGCACAATTAATAACTTACACAGTTTTGAAGGACAGTATGTGAAGATCAAATTGATGGCTCCTAATCCTGAGTTTTctcaagaagaaaaattattttatggTATTAAGAAATTGTCTATATATACCTACAGAGTTAAATCAGTGGTAGAGGACTGTGATACGGTCAAAGATTCTGAAGACGCCAGGGACAAGTACTTCTTCGAATTCGTTTCAGAGGTAAACatgcaggaaggaaaagaactgAAACGCCTAGATGGGGAACTGCAACAGTACGCAGAGAAGATACAAAGTGAAGCTCTAAAAATTCAGAAACTAAATCCTCAactaaaaaaatgcaaaaatgaaaaggaaaagctaCATAACGATATAgccaacataaaaaatgtggtgctgaaaaatatataccatGTTATTAACGAATCAGAGAAAATTATCCGAAGGAATTCATTCAGCTCGAATTATTCTACTTCGACGAAAGAATTGGGACAGACTCCTGAAAATGCAGCAGATGATTGTTTTCATTTGAAGAAAACGCTACCTAATTCGCCTTCAGGATTTTACTACGTTCTACCTGCCTGTTCGCAAAATGTTCTACGAGTTTACTGCGATATGAAAATTGGTGCTACTTACTACGTCCCATCGGTAGACTCAAATAtgattaacaaaataaaggacgtgcaaaatttttgcgCGATTTATGGATTGAGTCCTATCCAAATACACCACGAGAGTCAGTTACATGCTCTTAAGAATTTGTTTCGCATTATGGATGTAAGTATAGAGAACCCTGTTCCGCTAGCTATCAGAGGAAGGGGCAAGATAGAAGAAAACAATCAGGACGAAAACGAGTCGCTATTTTATTCCTTAGACTTTGAAGAAAACGTCCATGATGTCGTCTCAAAATATGGAACCCCAACAGGAAACACATTTGGGTTAAGCAGCGAAGGGGTAGTCTTCTTCGATTCTTCCAACTCAGAAATGTCAGCATTTGTCTGCTCAGATAATGTGAACTCCATCAATTTACCCGAACCATTTGTTAACTTAAACTGCAAAACGAGCCTAAAGGAAAATagcgaaattaaaaaaatggtcgGAAATGAGTACCTAATTAAGTGTCCACATGACTGCTTAGAGAGGGAAACAGAAGAGTCCGTCATCGGGGGAGAATCCAACATATACGCTGATGAAAGTTCCATCTGTCTGTCGGCAATCCACGCTGGTGTGTACGACAAGCACTACCTAATTCGCCTCAGGATTGTAAACGCATTAGCACAATATGAAGgcgtttttcaaaatggaataatCTCAGAAAGTTACACTAGCGAAGGTGAACAAGTTGCATTCAAGCTGTTCAATGTGCCACCAAAATGTCCTGGTAACTCCGACCCTAACTACAACTTCAACTTTCTCCAAACGGACAATATTGCAGATAACgcagaggaaaaagaaaacatctATGTAGACCCATCCACTGCAGATGCCATAAACGACTTGGTCAGCATTGTGAATAAGCAAGTTGGAAGTACAGACCCGACTTTTCTAGctttaataaataaacaaGCCATTAGCATCATTTCCAATGCTAGGAGATACCTGAAACCCACGGAAATGTTTGAAAAGAATATCGAACTTTTATCCGACGAGACGTTAAAAGATGTGCAGAGAGTATCACACACGATTAAATTGCTAACGTCCAAAGTAACGTCCGAGgtggaaaagaggaagtacaAATTGGAAGCGCTCATAGATGAAAGACTCAGGCAAAAGGAGTTCGACTCGTGGAAATTGAACGGTGCAATTGGAAAGGAGGATCTATACAACGTCTTTGAAGTGATCAATTCTGTGCAACTTcagcaagggggaaaatgggaCATCTCCGATAATCCACTTGACGAAGGTATGACAGGGAACACACTCTCTCAGAATGCCCGTGTGGTTAACTCGATCGGTGAGAGTGACACCACTACAGATGACATATTCTCCGGAAGCTACGCATTCTTAAGATATAAGTCTTTCTACGATTTTGTGTTTTCCACGTATATTCACGTGAAGGGCACAGGATCGGTGGGAATCATTTTCAGAGCGCAGGACAAGTATAACTACTACATGCTAGAGATGAACAACTCTCCTTCCAGTGGGTTCAAACGTTTActaaaatttgaaaataacGAACCAACAGAATTAGCAATCATTACGGATGCCGGATTTGATGAAAATACCTGGTTTGTGGTTAGAATAGAATGCATTGGCGCTAAGATAAAAATAAGCACCATTCGAAGTAGTGGTCCTCTATACGAATTACCCACCCCAGATATGGTTGTAAATGATGACTTTAATTCAGCCGGAACGGTTGGGTTTTATACATACGGAGTCGATTCTGCTGAGTTCACCAATCCGACAGTTGAATCTGTGGAGTGCATGTCCAGAGGAAGCGCACATAAAAATGTCTCCCCCTTGACTTGTAACGTATATGAAGAATTTTTCCTTGGCAAATTTAACAAATCCTACAGCGTCTTCGATCCAGAAAATGCGCTAGATGGACCGTCCAACTGGAACTACGCCACAAATGTagcaaatgaaaaacaagtcattttgcaaaactCCAATATGAAAGGAGAAGAATCGCCAAATGAAATTCCTTCTATTGCaatcttacaaaaaaaaatatgcgaaTCGGGTGTATTCAACTTTTCTATCTATCCTAAATGCACCAGTGGAGTTGTAGGTGCAGTCTTCAAATTTTCAGACTCCCAGAATTACACCTTGCTAGAAGTAGGACCCAATTTTACCCGATTGAGACAAAACGTGAATGGAACATTTCATCTACTAGCCAAGTCGATCATATCCGGATATAAGGGAAACACCTGGAATCGCATCACCATATCGTTTACCTCCTCCGATATTAACGTTAATATGGGCACCGGTCTTATGACTTATCCTATTTTCAGTTTAATCGGCTTAGATTTACAGGGAGGACAGCAAGTCGGGTTCACATCACACAACTGTAATGACATTGCCTTTAGTCATATTTTCATACACCCTTTTGATTTCAAGCCATACAGTCCCACCCCCTCCGTGGGAACTGAAAGTATGATGCCGCTTTTTTCGACAGTTAAGGAAGATACGTTGGAAGGACACACACAACTGCATAACCATGTTGACTACAAAAGTGGGGATGATActccagctagccaaattaACCACgcagaaattgaaaaacatTCATTTGAAGATAAAGAAGATGACGCTGTAAAGGGAAGCATCCACTACTGCGCAACGCACAAAAATATTGTTGACCGAATGGCATACTGTGATCAACAGGGAGAGGAAAATAATTCGGATTGCACAAATAACTTCTGCCATTTTTGCTGTGAAAATATTGATTCAATTGAAAAGGAGGATAACCGAACTTGTGTTGAATTGTGCCAAAAGTTGGATGACAAAATTGTACAGACGTCGGAAATTTTTAACTTCCTTAAAAAGTCATGCATTGATTCTCCTAATGAGGAGTTGAAACAGGAATGCGAAAATGATGCTAATAAAGAAGAGTGCCTTACAGACATGTGCCAAATGTGTTGTCAGTCCGTAACCGTGCCAGAGAAGCTCCTTCCGAATGGCGTCGACATGGATTCCCTAATCGACCAGTGCATGTCCCTGTGCTGA
- a CDS encoding AP2 family, with product MSSGDSLVENNANGVCNSGGGGKDKGGHTNDTFYYSGSGSQNGNQSASSNGGPTSSDSEVSNCSDEGRGDKCVFRHTYKKKCGKSKPVHKYKGDNSNFYENENSYMIQYRNGGTDDINYETSIMLDEQIINTHHLGDTMTLDDGEHLNETHVNKIISAEKVKGDKSYKIMTPMEENMHAVDRASGLPNDHGVTSTNGTTNGTTNDTTDFSYQFRKESTLTDYVKNKSRPSDTDDEDGVDEEEVVERTVIGKNGFLHNGQLQTGGEDAYCKELPKGGRDIQRNVCRSKSEEIRRCDSAQWGSIKEHAEEKSTDKKIKEESNYQNGKHVVGEEKKDKHSRTNAIENYKRELRKYIELNSLTKKKVHMELFLHHQINCYDLLLEIRKKIPIWGEYEANFFFHWKKIMTICIEELKIYILIFRSLNIETVNHLDFFMLKIIVDELDELRKVHEPNYKPFIFTQECLNDYQYSRSFEKSPDIYVNMNEFIQPWYRKNFNKSMDIKKFLNSLDILENQKHKSYIIQAMEIPTYIFDLCDLEEAKNGVVTTNGVLSPSVMATTSGATSTNGASSSQNDTSKKVKKMCAKKKENNKGKNLNTPVNPNPRPKKRTGYYDLEIDGVVASFEARKGVYYDKSRKLWRANWKENGKIQTKGFSVNEYKSVQLARQKAIEWREKKEAELLL from the exons ATGTCAAGTGGGGATTCGTTAGTGGAGAACAATGCGAATGGGGTGTGTAACAGCGGAGGTGGGGGCAAAGATAAAGGGGGCCACACGAATGACACCTTTTATTACAGCGGTAGTGGCAGCCAAAACGGCAACCAAAGTGCATCTAGCAACGGAGGCCCCACCAGCAGCGATAGTGAAGTTAGCAACTGCAGCGATGAGGGGCGGGGAGACAAATGCGTCTTTCGACAtacgtataaaaaaaagtgcggAAAAAGTAAGCCCGTCCATAAGTACAAAGGAGACaattcaaatttttatgaGAATGAAAACAGCTACATGATTCAGTACAGAAATGGAGGAACCGATGACATAAATTATGAGACGTCCATAATGCTAGACGAGCAAATAATTAATACACATCATCTGGGGGACACAATGACACTAGACGATGGCGAACATTTGAACGAGACCCATGTTAACAAAATAATTAGTGCTGAGAAGGTGAAGGGGGACAAAAGTTACAAAATTATGACCCCTATGGAAGAGAATATGCATGCCGTGGATAGAGCCAGTGGGCTACCAAATGACCACGGGGTGACTTCCACAAATGGAACCACAAATGGAACCACAAATGACACCACCGATTTTAGTTACCAATTTCGCAAGGAATCCACGCTGACCGATTATGTGAAGAATAAATCGAGACCCTCCGATACGGATGATGAAGACGGTgtggatgaagaagaagttgtCGAAAGGACGGTCATAGGAAAGAACGGCTTCCTCCATAATGGCCAGTTGCAAACTGGAGGGGAGGACGCTTACTGTAAGGAGCTGcccaaaggaggaagagataTACAGAGGAATGTATGCCGAAGCAAAAGTGAGGAAATAAGACGGTGCGATTCCGCACAGTGGGGAAGCATAAAGGAAcatgcagaagaaaaaagtacagataaaaaaatcaaggaggaaagcaattatcaaaatgggaagcacGTAgtaggggaagaaaaaaaagataagcATTCCAGAACGAATGCTATAGAAAACTACAAAAGAGAgttaagaaaatatatagaattgaacagcctgacgaaaaaaaaggtacacatGGAATTGTTCCTACATCACCAAATTAATTGCTACGATTTGTTACtagaaataaggaaaaagatacCCATTTGGGGAGAATACGaagcgaattttttttttcattggaaaaaaattatgaccaTATGTATCGAAGagttaaaaatatacatcCTGATATTTCGATCATTAAACATCGAAACTGTTAATCACTTGGATTTTTTTATGCTAAAAATTATTGTAGACGAGCTAGACGAACTGAGGAAAGTACACGAGCCTAATTACAAGCCATTCATATTTACACAGGAGTGTCTAAATGATTACCAATACTCCCGCTCGTTCGAAAAGAGCCCAGATATTTATGTCAATATGAACGAATTTATCCAACCCTGGTATAGGAAGAATTTTAACAAGTCTATGGACATTAAGAAGTTTTTAAATTCCTTAGACATTTTGGAAAACCAGAAACATAAGTCGTATATCATCCAGGCGATGGAGATCCCCACCTACATCTTTGACTTGTGCGACttggaggaagcaaaaaatggagtgGTCACAACAAATGGTGTACTTTCACCAAGCGTGATGGCCACAACAAGCGGTGCAACTTCCACCAATGGGGCTTCCTCTTCACAAAACGATACCTCGAAGAAGgtcaaaaaaatgtgcgcgaagaagaaagaaaataacaaggggaaaaatttaaacacaCCCGTAAACCCCAACCCCAGGCCGAAGAAGAGAACAGGGTACTACGATCTCGAGATAGACGGTGTTGTTGCATCCTTTGAGGCCCGGAAGGGGGTTTATTATGATAAGTCCAGGAAGCTCTGGAGGGCGAACTGGAAGGAAAACGGGAAGATTCAGACCAAGGGATTTTCAGTTAAtg aGTATAAGTCGGTTCAACTAGCTAGACAAAAGGCAATCGagtggagagaaaaaaaggaggcagaACTTTTGCTCTGA
- a CDS encoding 3-oxo-5-alpha-steroid 4-dehydrogenase family protein — MMCEVSSLIHAMGEEGILKIICKVYYTVGCFVLLLSFHFKSINEWSLHGKNLYIKVEKGETDGEKTHSIFSKLRGKIDHMTISKKHFSHFYIIGLVVNSVLLICDLSQRARSEQTVLHCISITNVLLQVQLVRRLLEQLLVVRTTPKSVMHVFSYLLGVTFYLVTPYSLHNNDKREYTTGGLLPVVVFLLGTLIQYDAHVRLAKLRPKGTKKLDSPYKVPHGGLFYFVSCPHYFAEILIYLSFLLLNWNFIRSEFACVAEARMENRQNVCLASHSFA, encoded by the exons ATGATGTGCGAGGTCTCATCATTGATACACGCCATGGGCGAAGAAGGGATTCTAAAAATTATCTGTAAAGTTTATTACACCGTTGGATGTTttgtcctccttctttctttccattttaaatCAATAAATGAATGGTCCCTGCATGGGAAGAATTTGTATATCAAAGTTGAAAAGGGTGAAAcggatggggaaaaaacgcaCTCCATATTTTCCAAGCTAAGGGGGAAGATAGACCACATGACAATTTCGAAAAAGCACTTTTCGCATTTCTATATTATCGGTTTGGTTGTAAATTCTGTGCTGCTTATCTGT GACCTCAGTCAACGCGCCAGGAGTGAACAAACCG tCCTCCATTGTATCTCCATAACGAACGTTTTGCTTCAAGTTCAGTTGGTCAGGAGGCTACTGGAACAGCTTCTCGTCGTCAGGACGACACCTAAATCGGTCATGCACGTTTTTTCGTACCTCTTAGGCGTAAC CTTCTACCTTGTGACGCCCTATTCCCTCCACAACAATGACAAAAGGGAGTATACAACAGGAGGGTTACTCCCTGTTGTTGTGTTCCTGTTGGGGACATTAATTCAG TATGATGCCCATGTCCGCTTGGCCAAACTTCGTCCCAAAg GTACAAAGAAGTTAGACAGCCCTTACAAAGTACCACACGGGGGCCTCTTCTACTTTGTGAGTTGCCCGCATTATTTCGCCGAAATTTTAATCTACCTGTCCTTTTTGCTCCTGAACTGGAATTTCATCAGGTCGGAATTTGCGTGTGTGGCGGAAGCGCGCATGGAGAATAGGCAAAACG TCTGCTTAGCTTCACATTCGTTTGCCTAG